The Solanum lycopersicum chromosome 6, SLM_r2.1 genome has a window encoding:
- the LOC101254101 gene encoding uncharacterized protein, which produces MSFHDKDFWIPKCGGHLSDGEAVFDSSSRIDVKRAHQLFSSSAETELFPNKKQAVHTLLGKSTSEIEVTNSTCWEAASDLPSGANQFIDRLFRVDTTRQVDLTERSTGTSTIRKKVIEDQIGDDPLVGLSMSYTIEEQQICLSDSRIRNLNVNQVEDSEIAFHSPIENNINMSISQVHNRASETSFLSMGQAYGKEDESQTYNPGDISRSIRSNVEKSHSTTPIADSYTRGDSDTIFGFELVSDIDALARPISGYDYLHYQSSVDASESHCDKQLDGSNGSAVDFSSQTSKPRTDSLPKTKSESKPAHKGAPNSFPSNVRSLLATGILDGVPVKYVLSRQELRGIIKGSGYLCGCQPCNYSKVLNAYEFERHAGCKTKHPNNHIYFENGKTIYQITQELRSTPQSLLFEAIQTVTGSPINQKSFQIWKESFQAATRELQRIYGKEELNL; this is translated from the exons ATG TCTTTCCATGACAAGGACTTTTGGATACCAAAATGTGGTGGACATCTATCTGATGGAGAAGCAGTTTTTGATAGCTCATCAAGAATCGACGTGAAACGTGCTCACCAATTGTTCTCCAGTTCTGCTGAGACAGAGTTATTTCCTAACAAGAAACAAGCTGTCCACACTTTACTAGGCAAATCAACTTCGGAAATTGAAGTGACAAATTCTACATGTTGGGAGGCTGCTTCTGATCTTCCGTCAGGGGCAAACCAATTCATTGATAGATTGTTTCGAGTTGATACCACCAGACAAGTCGACTTGACCGAGAGAAGCACAGGGACCTCCACCATAAGGAAAAAAGTGATTGAAGACCAAATTGGAGATGATCCATTAGTTGGTTTGTCAATGTCTTACACTATTGAAGAACAACAGATATGCTTAAGCGACAGTAGAATCAGAAATCTTAATGTTAATCAGGTGGAGGATTCAGAAATTGCTTTTCATTCACCGATTGAAAACAACATTAATATGTCTATCAGTCAGGTACATAATAGGGCAAGTGAAACATCCTTTCTATCCATGGGTCAGGCATATGGGAAGGAAGATGAAAGTCAAACCTACAATCCTGGAGATATAAGTAGATCCATCAGATCCAATGTTGAGAAAAGTCACAGCACTACACCAATTGCTGATTCATATACCAGAGGGGATTCCGACACAATATTTGGATTCGAATTGGTGTCTGATATTGATGCTCTGGCAAGGCCAATTAGCGGTTACGATTATTTACATTATCAATCGTCAGTTGACGCATCAGAATCACATTGTGACAAGCAGCTGGATGGATCAAATGGTAGTGCAGTTGATTTCTCCTCTCAGACATCAAAACCTAGGACTGATTCCTTGCCAAAAACCAAATCGGAGTCTAAACCTGCACATAAAGGTGCTCCTAATAGCTTTCCTTCGAATGTTAGAAGTTTGTTAGCAACAGGAATTCTTGACGGTGTTCCTGTAAAATACGTCTTGTCCCGGCAG GAGCTTCGTGGTATTATAAAAGGTTCTGGATACCTATGTGGTTGTCAACCATGTAACTATTCAAAG GTGCTTAATGCCTATGAGTTTGAGCGTCATGCTGGTTGCAAGACAAAGCACCCTAACAATCACATATACTTTGAGAATGGGAAAACCATCTACCAGATAACCCAGGAGCTAAGGAGCACGCCACAAAGTTTGTTGTTCGAAGCAATTCAAACCGTGACTGGTTCCCCCATCAATCAAAAATCTTTCCAGATCTGGAAAG AATCATTTCAAGCTGCAACTCGAGAGCTCCAGCGAATATATGGGAAGGAAGAATTGAACCTGTAA